The following are encoded in a window of Legionella geestiana genomic DNA:
- a CDS encoding DNA translocase FtsK: protein MAKTKTSRLSGDARAPLSEATIRRIREGGFVLVLACAVFLCLALGTWHLTDPGLLRTGGHVANAGGLVGAWLSDALYYVFGLSAWLVPAYAVWVAWLLLREKGAASTDGKTLLIFRTSGMLLLLCGGCGLLNLEVMASTPVHPFGAGGLLGQAVSQTLFKPFNPEGTVLVLLAFVFLGITWVTGLAWAEVAENVGAMTLRTVLFLRRRLRALGSMTGSLTERLHARRSESRALVREKTPPLVRAESVREKPVSPPLLPSVEPAAPAPVQSAPVIAPVAPVAPVIPPVRTPARPEKRAMTPVSGGLPPLSLLDKGEPGKPLGGYTHDALETLSRDVEQHLLDFGIDVTVVAVHPGPVITRFELQLAAGVKVSKLTALAKDLARSLSVISVRVVEVIPGKTVVGIELPNPQRQVVRLTSVLSADVYQQAHSPLTLALGVDIAGHPMVVDLAKMPHLLVAGTTGSGKSVGINAMILSLLFKATPEEVRLILVDPKMLELSVYDGIPHLLTPVVTDMKEAASALRWCVNEMERRYRLMASLGVRNIAGYNTRVSEAAAAGAPLKDPLWKPTDSMDSEAPVLKSLPYVVVVIDELADMMMVVGKKVEQLIARIAQKARAAGIHLILATQRPSVDVLTGLIKSNIPTRISFQVSSKIDSRTILDQQGAEQLLGHGDMLYLAPGTGAPLRVHGAFVDDREVHRIAEDWRARGEPEYMEDILSTPGDGEGGFGEESEGGGETDALYDQAVEFVLQTRKASISAVQRRFKIGYNRAARLVEDMERAGVVGPLDGGFRDVLVPAGEER from the coding sequence ATGGCAAAAACGAAAACTTCACGATTATCCGGTGACGCCCGTGCGCCACTCTCCGAGGCCACTATTCGCCGCATTCGCGAGGGCGGATTTGTTCTGGTTCTTGCCTGCGCCGTTTTTCTGTGCCTGGCGCTCGGAACCTGGCATCTGACAGACCCGGGCCTGTTGCGCACAGGCGGGCATGTAGCCAATGCCGGCGGGCTGGTCGGAGCATGGCTTTCTGATGCGCTCTATTATGTGTTTGGCCTTTCCGCCTGGCTGGTGCCCGCTTACGCCGTCTGGGTTGCGTGGCTGTTGCTGCGCGAGAAGGGAGCTGCCTCCACCGACGGCAAAACCCTGCTGATTTTTCGCACCAGCGGCATGCTGCTGCTCCTTTGCGGCGGTTGCGGGCTTCTCAATCTTGAAGTAATGGCATCAACGCCTGTGCATCCGTTTGGAGCCGGCGGGCTGCTGGGCCAAGCCGTGTCGCAGACGCTTTTTAAACCGTTCAATCCCGAAGGCACTGTGCTGGTTCTGCTGGCATTTGTGTTTCTTGGCATCACCTGGGTTACGGGGCTTGCCTGGGCAGAGGTTGCGGAGAATGTGGGTGCCATGACGCTGCGCACAGTTCTTTTTCTCCGTCGACGCCTGCGTGCGCTCGGTTCCATGACAGGTTCCTTGACAGAGCGTCTGCACGCCCGGCGCAGTGAGTCGCGCGCACTGGTGCGTGAGAAGACGCCTCCGCTGGTGCGCGCAGAGTCTGTGCGAGAAAAGCCGGTATCTCCGCCGCTGCTGCCCTCAGTCGAACCAGCTGCCCCGGCACCGGTGCAGTCGGCACCTGTTATTGCGCCCGTTGCGCCAGTCGCACCAGTCATCCCTCCAGTGCGCACGCCTGCGCGCCCGGAAAAGCGCGCGATGACGCCTGTCAGCGGCGGATTGCCACCGCTCTCGCTCCTTGATAAAGGCGAGCCTGGTAAACCGCTTGGCGGTTATACCCACGATGCACTGGAAACGCTTTCTCGCGATGTTGAGCAGCATCTTCTTGATTTTGGCATTGATGTGACAGTGGTTGCCGTGCACCCGGGGCCAGTTATTACGCGTTTCGAACTACAGCTTGCCGCTGGAGTTAAAGTCAGCAAACTGACGGCACTGGCAAAAGATCTTGCCCGTTCGCTTTCAGTTATCAGCGTGCGCGTGGTGGAAGTGATTCCAGGGAAGACGGTTGTCGGCATTGAGTTGCCTAATCCTCAGCGCCAGGTGGTGCGTCTGACCAGTGTGCTCTCCGCTGACGTCTACCAGCAGGCGCACTCTCCGCTCACACTCGCGCTTGGGGTTGATATTGCCGGACATCCCATGGTGGTTGATCTTGCAAAAATGCCACATTTGCTGGTAGCCGGTACCACAGGTTCCGGAAAGTCTGTAGGCATTAATGCCATGATTTTGAGCCTGCTTTTTAAGGCCACACCGGAAGAAGTGCGCCTGATTCTTGTTGACCCGAAAATGCTTGAGCTGTCTGTGTATGACGGCATTCCGCACCTTTTGACACCGGTCGTGACCGACATGAAGGAAGCGGCGAGCGCGCTGCGCTGGTGCGTCAACGAAATGGAGCGGCGCTATCGGCTCATGGCCTCTCTTGGGGTACGTAATATTGCGGGCTATAATACCCGGGTGAGCGAAGCAGCGGCAGCAGGTGCACCACTGAAAGACCCGCTCTGGAAACCCACTGATTCCATGGATTCCGAGGCCCCTGTTCTGAAGAGCCTGCCGTATGTGGTGGTTGTGATTGACGAGCTTGCCGACATGATGATGGTAGTGGGCAAGAAGGTAGAGCAGTTGATTGCGCGTATCGCGCAGAAAGCGCGTGCCGCGGGTATCCACCTGATTCTTGCCACGCAGCGTCCATCCGTGGATGTATTGACCGGGCTTATCAAATCAAACATTCCAACCCGAATATCGTTTCAGGTGTCTTCAAAAATTGACTCACGCACCATCCTCGATCAACAGGGAGCGGAGCAGCTGCTGGGACATGGCGACATGCTCTATCTGGCCCCTGGTACCGGTGCGCCGCTGCGGGTTCACGGAGCCTTTGTTGATGACCGCGAAGTGCACCGTATAGCAGAAGACTGGCGTGCCCGGGGCGAGCCGGAATACATGGAAGACATTCTCAGTACGCCCGGAGACGGAGAGGGCGGTTTTGGTGAAGAATCTGAAGGTGGCGGGGAAACCGATGCGCTTTACGACCAGGCGGTTGAGTTTGTACTGCAAACTCGAAAAGCCAGTATTTCCGCTGTTCAGCGTCGTTTTAAGATTGGCTATAACCGCGCAGCGCGCCTTGTTGAAGACATGGAACGAGCCGGGGTCGTAGGGCCACTGGATGGCGGATTCCGTGATGTGCTGGTTCCTGCAGGAGAAGAACGTTGA
- the lolA gene encoding outer membrane lipoprotein chaperone LolA — translation MFRVFLGALCLTYGSAFAADSPATALQTKLNAIRSMSAQFSQTVRTARRQVSASSGTMAMQRPGRFRWETKDPMEQLVVADGNKLWIYDVDLEQVTVKRQEKGLGGTPALFLSGYDDTVARDFEVSPCKASGKMACFNLKAKSSKANFQRLRMVFAGDALSRLDLYDQMGQHTEVRLRAVKNNPALKKSLFSFSPPRGVDVVRQ, via the coding sequence ATTTTTCGTGTATTTTTAGGAGCCTTATGCCTCACTTATGGCAGTGCGTTTGCTGCTGATAGCCCGGCGACGGCGCTGCAGACGAAGCTGAATGCCATTCGCAGCATGAGTGCACAATTCAGCCAGACGGTTCGCACTGCAAGGCGTCAGGTATCGGCATCCTCCGGTACGATGGCGATGCAGCGTCCGGGACGCTTTCGCTGGGAAACAAAAGACCCGATGGAGCAGCTGGTGGTGGCCGATGGCAATAAGCTTTGGATTTATGATGTCGACCTTGAACAGGTAACGGTTAAACGTCAGGAAAAAGGGCTTGGGGGAACGCCTGCGCTTTTTTTGAGTGGATATGACGATACGGTTGCCCGTGATTTTGAGGTAAGCCCCTGTAAAGCTTCCGGCAAAATGGCCTGTTTTAATCTCAAGGCCAAATCGTCTAAAGCCAATTTTCAGCGTTTAAGGATGGTATTTGCAGGAGACGCGCTTTCGCGTCTTGATTTGTATGATCAGATGGGGCAACACACTGAAGTGCGTTTACGTGCCGTGAAAAATAATCCGGCGCTTAAAAAGAGCCTTTTCAGTTTTAGCCCGCCCCGCGGCGTGGATGTTGTGCGTCAATGA
- a CDS encoding replication-associated recombination protein A, with protein sequence MSGNAPLAELLRPAHWREVIGQAHLLGEGRPIRLMLESGKVHSMILWGPPGVGKTTLARVIADALECECIALSAVFSGVKDIRQAMEAAEAHRLAGVRTLLFVDEIHRFNKSQQDALLPYTESGLVTLIGATTENPSFEVNSALLSRTQVYVLQALSSDDLRAVFERAEARFFPTYNVEDGARELLIEAADGDARRLLNLLEGVLAAAADKTLSVKLLEQTLGARMRRFDKGGDAFYDQISALHKSVRGSNPDAALYWLCRMLDGGASGQYLARRIVRMSWEDIGLADPRALEIATAAASTYERLGSPEGHLALAEAVIYLAVAPKSNAAYKAFNEAMAFVARDGSREVPLHLRNAPTRLMKNMGHGREYRYAHDEPGGYAAGENYFPEGMQAPQWYRPVPRGLEIRIAEKLEALRTMDKKSLK encoded by the coding sequence ATGAGCGGTAACGCTCCTCTTGCCGAGTTGTTGCGCCCGGCTCACTGGCGTGAGGTTATCGGACAGGCTCATCTTCTTGGAGAAGGGCGCCCCATCCGCTTGATGCTTGAATCGGGCAAGGTCCATTCGATGATTCTCTGGGGGCCGCCGGGCGTTGGCAAAACCACGCTTGCGCGCGTGATAGCCGATGCACTTGAATGCGAATGCATAGCACTTTCCGCGGTCTTTTCAGGGGTCAAGGACATTCGTCAGGCGATGGAAGCGGCAGAGGCGCACCGTCTGGCAGGCGTACGTACGCTGCTTTTTGTTGATGAAATTCACCGTTTTAATAAATCGCAGCAGGATGCGCTTTTGCCGTATACCGAATCAGGGCTGGTTACCCTCATAGGCGCTACCACTGAAAATCCTTCCTTTGAAGTGAACAGTGCGCTGCTCTCACGCACACAGGTGTATGTCTTACAGGCGCTCTCCAGCGATGATTTGCGCGCGGTCTTTGAGCGTGCCGAGGCGCGCTTTTTTCCAACATACAATGTTGAGGATGGCGCACGCGAGCTCCTTATTGAAGCAGCCGATGGCGATGCGCGCAGGCTTTTGAATCTTTTAGAGGGAGTGCTGGCCGCAGCCGCGGACAAGACCCTCTCTGTTAAACTCCTTGAACAAACCCTTGGCGCGCGCATGCGCCGTTTTGACAAGGGCGGAGATGCGTTTTACGACCAGATTTCCGCACTGCATAAATCGGTGCGTGGTTCAAACCCTGATGCCGCACTTTACTGGCTTTGCCGCATGCTGGATGGCGGGGCATCCGGGCAGTATCTGGCGCGCCGTATTGTGCGCATGAGCTGGGAAGATATCGGCCTTGCCGACCCCCGTGCTCTTGAAATTGCAACGGCAGCGGCATCAACCTATGAGCGCCTTGGCTCACCGGAGGGGCATCTTGCTCTGGCCGAGGCGGTGATTTATCTTGCCGTTGCCCCGAAAAGCAACGCAGCTTATAAGGCGTTTAACGAGGCGATGGCCTTTGTTGCGCGCGATGGTTCACGTGAGGTACCTCTGCATTTGCGCAATGCGCCCACACGCCTGATGAAGAACATGGGGCATGGTCGCGAATACCGGTATGCTCACGATGAGCCTGGCGGTTATGCGGCAGGTGAAAATTATTTCCCAGAGGGCATGCAGGCACCGCAATGGTACCGTCCAGTGCCGCGGGGGCTTGAGATTAGGATCGCCGAAAAACTCGAAGCTCTGCGCACAATGGATAAAAAATCCTTAAAATAA
- the dapF gene encoding diaminopimelate epimerase — translation MKQRFTKMHGLGNDFMVIDGVTTAVNLSTLPVAALARRDTGVGFDQLLVVEPSKTRGIDFYYRIFNANGEEVGQCGNGARCLARFIRHYGLSDKSVLTVATHTTRMTLRLNPDDTVTVDMGVPRFLPAEIPLLMPKMDDTYRLPLEEANFVDVHALSVGNPHAVLAVEDVAKAAVETLGARISTHPLFPEGTNAGFMERVSSTLLRLRVFERGSMETKACGSGAAAAAVVGRRFYDMQSDITVELPGGRLNIHWEGLEHPLLLTGPAAFVYEGVLF, via the coding sequence ATGAAACAGCGTTTTACGAAAATGCATGGCCTTGGGAATGACTTTATGGTCATTGATGGCGTTACCACAGCGGTTAATCTCAGCACGTTGCCGGTGGCCGCCCTTGCACGCCGTGATACGGGTGTTGGGTTTGACCAGCTGCTCGTGGTTGAGCCTTCAAAAACAAGGGGTATCGATTTTTACTACCGGATTTTCAATGCGAACGGTGAAGAAGTCGGACAATGCGGGAATGGTGCACGTTGCCTCGCACGTTTTATCCGTCATTACGGTCTCAGTGATAAAAGCGTTTTAACGGTTGCGACCCATACTACTCGTATGACCCTGCGCCTGAATCCAGATGACACCGTTACGGTCGACATGGGTGTTCCGCGTTTTTTACCGGCGGAAATCCCGCTCCTAATGCCCAAAATGGACGATACCTATCGACTGCCGCTTGAAGAAGCAAATTTCGTTGACGTGCATGCGCTTTCCGTAGGTAATCCCCACGCGGTACTTGCTGTAGAAGATGTTGCAAAAGCTGCGGTAGAAACCCTTGGTGCACGCATCAGTACCCATCCACTGTTTCCTGAAGGCACCAATGCGGGCTTCATGGAGCGCGTGTCGTCCACGCTGCTGCGTCTGCGGGTTTTTGAGCGCGGATCGATGGAAACGAAGGCCTGCGGCAGTGGCGCTGCGGCCGCCGCCGTTGTTGGGCGTCGATTTTATGACATGCAGTCGGACATTACTGTGGAACTGCCAGGAGGCCGCTTGAACATTCACTGGGAAGGACTTGAGCATCCCCTGCTGCTGACAGGTCCTGCGGCCTTTGTGTATGAAGGCGTATTATTTTAA
- the lptM gene encoding LPS translocon maturation chaperone LptM: MKITCLLLASVLLLCACGQKGPLYLPKDKPQKVRKIP; encoded by the coding sequence ATGAAAATCACTTGCCTGCTGCTGGCGAGCGTCCTTCTGCTTTGTGCCTGCGGTCAAAAAGGCCCTTTGTATCTACCTAAGGATAAACCGCAAAAAGTGCGAAAAATCCCATGA
- a CDS encoding L-threonylcarbamoyladenylate synthase, producing the protein MTVLQTVENARICLAEGGVIAYPTEAVYGLGCSPFEEKAVERILALKQRRPEMGLIVLAGDWAQLDRLVKWENPAWHEQAAATWPGPVTWVFPKSEQVPAWVTGSHQTIAVRMSAHPVASALCKDGPLISTSANISGSPPAKTLDELFAQFPKGLDMVVEGELGRLEQPSMIRDIRTGKRLR; encoded by the coding sequence ATGACCGTGTTACAAACGGTTGAAAACGCACGCATCTGCCTCGCAGAGGGCGGTGTGATTGCCTATCCAACCGAAGCGGTATATGGGCTTGGTTGCTCGCCTTTTGAGGAAAAAGCTGTTGAAAGGATTCTTGCCTTGAAGCAGCGGCGTCCAGAGATGGGGTTGATAGTGCTGGCAGGCGACTGGGCGCAGCTTGACAGGCTGGTAAAGTGGGAGAATCCTGCATGGCACGAACAGGCAGCGGCCACCTGGCCCGGTCCTGTAACGTGGGTTTTTCCAAAGTCAGAACAGGTACCTGCATGGGTCACAGGCTCTCACCAAACTATAGCCGTACGCATGAGCGCCCATCCCGTTGCCAGCGCCCTCTGTAAAGACGGTCCCCTTATTTCAACCAGCGCCAACATCAGCGGTAGCCCGCCTGCAAAAACACTTGACGAACTATTCGCACAGTTCCCTAAAGGCCTTGATATGGTAGTTGAAGGGGAACTTGGAAGACTTGAGCAGCCGAGCATGATTCGTGACATACGGACTGGAAAGCGGCTTCGCTAG
- a CDS encoding Maf family protein, with the protein MSEFLRQKPLILASGSTNRRMLLESLGLSFEIHPPLCDEDALKDTFTGSNDKLAAFLACEKAREVSLRFPDAFVLAADQVCLHQDTVFNKPLTLENARLQLEKLSGHTHQLMNAVCLMSEGKVIWEHEETATLTMRALTSVAINAYLQADTPLQSCGSYHFESRGKWLFTHIEGHESTITGLPLLALANALLQHGVVSLP; encoded by the coding sequence ATGTCTGAATTTCTGCGCCAAAAACCACTGATACTGGCTTCGGGCTCTACAAACCGGCGCATGTTGCTTGAAAGCCTCGGACTTTCCTTCGAAATACACCCGCCCCTTTGCGATGAGGATGCACTGAAAGACACCTTTACCGGCAGCAATGATAAGCTTGCCGCCTTCCTCGCCTGCGAAAAAGCTCGCGAAGTCAGCCTGCGTTTCCCTGATGCTTTTGTGCTTGCGGCCGATCAGGTGTGTCTGCATCAAGACACCGTATTCAACAAGCCCCTGACCCTTGAGAACGCGCGACTGCAGCTTGAGAAACTCTCTGGACACACGCATCAGCTCATGAACGCTGTCTGCCTGATGAGTGAGGGAAAGGTCATCTGGGAGCACGAAGAAACTGCCACACTGACCATGCGAGCCCTCACGAGCGTTGCCATCAACGCCTATCTGCAGGCCGACACTCCGCTGCAAAGCTGCGGTTCGTACCATTTTGAATCACGCGGCAAATGGCTCTTCACACACATTGAGGGCCACGAAAGCACCATCACCGGCCTTCCCCTTCTCGCACTTGCAAACGCACTTCTGCAACATGGGGTAGTGAGCCTCCCCTAA
- a CDS encoding ZIP family metal transporter — protein sequence MPTELLKLFFASSLFVFILLAGWYPFRKKHHAAAGEHVDFPIGETLATGVFLGAALLHMLPEAAHLFTRMGYQYPFAFLIVGIVFLLFLWFEHLGSELYHHHDTSHPAFAIVAWLMLSVHSLMLGAALGFSSEYPVVIMLFLAIITHKWAESFAIALQLNKSALSPRVRIGLFVLFALMTPLGIFTGWYAGIEGSTGSLFDPILLAASAGTFLYLGTLHGLERCVMVERCCNLRDFSFVIIGFGLMALVAMYV from the coding sequence ATGCCCACTGAATTGCTAAAACTATTTTTTGCCTCAAGTCTTTTTGTCTTTATTCTGCTGGCAGGCTGGTATCCCTTCAGAAAAAAACACCATGCGGCTGCAGGCGAGCACGTAGATTTTCCCATAGGAGAAACACTTGCGACCGGAGTATTTCTGGGAGCCGCCCTTCTGCATATGCTGCCGGAAGCGGCGCACCTTTTTACCCGCATGGGGTATCAGTACCCTTTCGCCTTTCTGATAGTTGGCATCGTTTTTCTGTTGTTTTTGTGGTTTGAACACCTTGGTAGTGAACTTTACCACCATCACGATACCAGCCACCCGGCTTTTGCCATAGTAGCGTGGCTGATGCTTTCAGTGCATTCTCTGATGCTTGGGGCAGCCCTTGGTTTCAGCAGCGAATACCCGGTAGTCATCATGCTCTTTCTTGCCATTATCACCCATAAGTGGGCGGAAAGTTTTGCCATTGCTCTGCAGCTTAACAAAAGCGCGCTTTCACCACGTGTGCGTATCGGATTGTTTGTGCTTTTTGCCCTGATGACTCCGCTTGGAATTTTCACAGGCTGGTATGCCGGCATTGAGGGCTCAACCGGGTCACTTTTTGACCCCATTCTGCTCGCGGCCTCTGCGGGTACCTTCCTTTATCTCGGAACACTGCACGGACTTGAGCGCTGTGTAATGGTAGAGCGTTGCTGCAACCTGCGTGATTTCAGTTTTGTGATTATTGGCTTTGGCCTCATGGCGCTGGTGGCAATGTATGTCTGA
- a CDS encoding cation diffusion facilitator family transporter: protein MSSGDRYWKAKRVTLLGALKNILLAIIKVTGGTLWQSHALLADGVHSFADLITDFLVLFAAKFGSQTADHSHPYGHQRIETAATLMLALLLALAGFGIGLDALDELLHDTPKTPGFLTLPVILFSLIMNEALFHYTRFVGKSIGSGLIIANAWHHRSDAASSAVVLAGLLASFAGYPGFDAIAAIIVGAMIIRMGIALGWGSIRELVDTAAPKEVQAEIARVIAGVDGVVRIHQLRSRMMGGEVLVDVHVLVAPTISVSEGHYIAQHVHRALTGTIAAVRDVVVHIDPEDDEEVCPSLHLPNRATLNASLLDDLRREFPGVSEVVLHYLDGRLTMDIFCAPEFKDHAALETWLTAHARDRHDIADIRTMAILKDLSA, encoded by the coding sequence ATGTCAAGCGGTGATCGCTACTGGAAGGCCAAGCGCGTCACGCTGCTTGGCGCTTTGAAAAATATTCTGCTTGCCATCATCAAAGTAACGGGTGGTACGCTCTGGCAATCCCATGCACTTCTTGCCGATGGCGTGCATTCCTTTGCCGATTTAATCACGGACTTTCTGGTATTGTTTGCCGCAAAATTTGGCAGCCAGACCGCCGACCACTCGCATCCGTATGGACATCAGCGCATTGAAACCGCAGCAACGCTGATGCTGGCACTCCTCCTTGCTCTGGCGGGCTTCGGTATCGGTCTTGATGCGCTTGATGAGCTGCTGCACGACACCCCAAAAACCCCGGGTTTCCTGACCCTGCCAGTCATTCTTTTTTCGCTCATCATGAATGAAGCACTGTTTCACTACACCCGCTTTGTCGGGAAATCCATTGGGTCAGGCCTTATTATCGCCAACGCCTGGCACCACCGTTCAGACGCCGCCTCCTCTGCCGTGGTGCTCGCGGGACTGCTCGCAAGCTTCGCAGGTTATCCGGGCTTTGACGCCATTGCCGCCATCATCGTAGGCGCCATGATAATTCGCATGGGTATTGCGCTCGGCTGGGGGAGCATCCGCGAACTGGTCGATACGGCGGCACCAAAGGAGGTGCAGGCAGAAATCGCCCGGGTCATCGCCGGCGTTGATGGTGTTGTACGTATTCACCAGCTCAGGAGCCGCATGATGGGTGGCGAAGTTCTGGTTGACGTGCACGTACTGGTCGCCCCGACCATTTCCGTCTCAGAGGGGCACTACATCGCTCAGCACGTGCACCGCGCACTGACCGGCACGATTGCCGCTGTTCGCGATGTGGTTGTTCATATTGACCCGGAAGATGACGAAGAAGTCTGTCCGAGTCTGCATCTGCCGAATCGGGCAACGCTTAATGCCAGCCTGCTCGATGATTTACGCCGGGAGTTTCCTGGTGTCTCTGAGGTTGTGCTCCATTACCTTGATGGCAGGCTTACCATGGACATCTTCTGCGCACCGGAATTCAAAGACCATGCGGCTCTGGAGACCTGGCTTACCGCCCACGCGCGCGACAGGCATGATATTGCTGACATTCGAACCATGGCCATATTGAAAGATTTAAGTGCATAA
- a CDS encoding sulfurtransferase TusA family protein — protein MPVIQTQNLVNTLANDNTLKVFATAPGARHDLPCWCRIKGHAILSGHLRQNVFEIVLQPCRE, from the coding sequence ATGCCTGTCATTCAGACCCAAAACTTAGTAAACACTCTCGCAAACGATAACACCCTGAAAGTCTTCGCCACCGCCCCCGGTGCACGCCATGACCTGCCATGCTGGTGTCGGATTAAGGGACATGCGATACTGAGCGGGCACTTGCGTCAAAACGTATTTGAAATTGTTCTGCAGCCATGCCGGGAGTAA
- the recG gene encoding ATP-dependent DNA helicase RecG has product MLTHPCQKLPGVGKVLAAKLARCGLNTLQDLLFHLPCRYQDRTRITPIADARANEWCVVAGRIAKTEIRRGRRPMLLCHVEDGSGLLTLQFFHFNKAQAARLGEGGRIRAFGEVRIKTHLPSMIHPEYRLLDDEAPCEVEETLTPIYPSTEGLSQTRLRQLVRLALLHTGEHLQSLEWMSAEALRELGLWRLDDALNLLHAPMPDTPLQSLEEGTHPAMTRLAFDELLAQRLCMQFARERRSQSEAAPIVGDNTLTVPFLAGLPFRPTPAQTRVSDEIAVDLARSRPMLRLVQGDVGAGKTLVAALAALKAIEAGHQVAFMAPTDLLSEQHARTFAAWFTPLGITTVRLTGKMKASEKRHALELLASHGAAFAVGTHALFQEDVHFARLSLVIIDEQHRFGVEQRLQLHEKGCRDARVAHQLLMTATPIPRTLAMTHFAHLDVSTLDGLPPGRTPVTTAVLPQTRREPLVERLRTAIADGRQIYWVCTLIEESETLQCATATETAELLQSLLPEARVGLVHGRMKAAEKDAVMQAFKEGSLHLLVATTVIEVGVDVPNASVMVIENAERLGLAQLHQLRGRVGRGGTQSHCLLLYQPPLSLQGKTRLQTLRDTTDGFVIAEQDLLLRGSGEFLGTRQSGYNRCRIARFPRDEALIEKVAPLASKMAKEQSEIAKTLTRRWFGEQAEMFLQS; this is encoded by the coding sequence GTGTTAACCCATCCGTGCCAGAAATTGCCGGGAGTCGGCAAAGTGCTTGCCGCCAAACTTGCGCGCTGCGGCCTCAATACCCTTCAGGATTTGCTGTTTCATCTGCCCTGCCGTTATCAGGACAGAACACGCATTACACCGATTGCGGATGCTCGCGCAAATGAATGGTGTGTAGTGGCCGGGCGAATTGCAAAAACCGAAATACGACGCGGACGCCGCCCGATGCTTCTCTGCCACGTTGAAGACGGTTCAGGCCTTTTGACCCTGCAGTTTTTTCATTTCAACAAAGCCCAGGCAGCGCGCCTTGGCGAGGGCGGGCGGATACGCGCCTTTGGTGAAGTGCGCATAAAAACGCACCTGCCCTCAATGATTCATCCAGAATACCGCCTGCTGGATGATGAGGCTCCCTGCGAAGTTGAAGAAACCCTGACCCCCATTTATCCCTCGACAGAAGGACTTTCACAGACTCGCCTGCGCCAGCTTGTGAGACTCGCGCTTTTGCACACTGGCGAGCACCTGCAAAGCCTTGAATGGATGTCGGCCGAAGCCTTGCGAGAGCTGGGTTTATGGCGCCTTGATGATGCACTGAACCTGCTGCACGCGCCCATGCCCGATACCCCGCTGCAAAGCCTTGAAGAAGGCACGCACCCGGCGATGACACGGCTTGCCTTTGACGAGCTGCTCGCGCAGCGCCTGTGCATGCAGTTTGCCCGTGAACGCCGCTCTCAATCAGAGGCGGCACCCATCGTCGGAGATAACACCCTCACAGTGCCCTTTCTTGCAGGTTTACCATTCAGGCCTACCCCTGCACAAACACGCGTCAGCGATGAAATTGCGGTCGATCTTGCCCGCTCACGCCCGATGCTTCGGCTGGTGCAGGGCGATGTGGGTGCGGGTAAGACGCTCGTTGCGGCACTTGCCGCGCTCAAAGCCATTGAAGCAGGTCATCAGGTGGCTTTCATGGCGCCGACCGACCTGCTCTCTGAACAGCATGCGAGAACCTTTGCCGCCTGGTTTACGCCGCTTGGCATTACAACCGTGCGCCTCACCGGCAAAATGAAAGCATCAGAAAAACGTCATGCCCTGGAGCTGCTCGCCAGCCATGGCGCTGCCTTTGCCGTTGGCACACACGCGCTTTTTCAGGAAGACGTACACTTTGCGCGCCTGAGCCTCGTCATTATTGATGAGCAGCACCGTTTTGGTGTTGAACAGCGCCTGCAGCTGCATGAAAAAGGATGCAGAGACGCAAGGGTTGCGCATCAGCTCCTCATGACTGCTACCCCCATTCCACGTACGCTGGCGATGACGCATTTTGCCCATCTTGATGTCTCGACCCTCGATGGCCTTCCACCCGGGCGCACACCAGTAACCACAGCGGTACTGCCTCAAACGCGCCGTGAACCGCTCGTTGAGCGGCTTCGCACCGCCATTGCCGATGGACGCCAGATTTACTGGGTCTGCACCTTGATTGAAGAATCTGAAACGCTGCAGTGTGCGACCGCCACAGAAACTGCCGAACTTCTGCAGTCTCTCTTGCCCGAGGCGCGCGTAGGCCTTGTACACGGACGCATGAAAGCCGCGGAAAAAGATGCGGTGATGCAGGCATTTAAAGAGGGAAGCCTGCATTTGCTGGTAGCAACAACCGTCATTGAAGTGGGTGTGGATGTACCAAACGCGAGTGTGATGGTCATCGAGAATGCCGAGCGCCTTGGCCTTGCGCAACTTCATCAGCTGCGCGGGCGCGTGGGTCGCGGAGGCACACAGTCTCACTGTCTGCTCCTCTACCAGCCCCCCCTTTCACTCCAGGGAAAAACTCGTCTGCAAACACTTCGCGATACCACAGACGGCTTTGTCATTGCCGAGCAGGACCTGCTGCTGCGCGGCAGCGGTGAGTTTCTGGGAACACGCCAGAGCGGCTACAACCGCTGCAGAATTGCCCGTTTTCCGAGGGATGAAGCATTAATTGAAAAAGTTGCTCCTCTTGCTTCAAAAATGGCCAAGGAACAGTCAGAAATCGCAAAAACACTTACACGTCGCTGGTTTGGTGAACAGGCAGAAATGTTTCTGCAGTCGTAA